The Vibrio splendidus genome has a window encoding:
- a CDS encoding malate synthase G: protein MSSRIQQGSLNIDSTLYQLINEQVIPGTGIVAEDFWQSFATILEDLAPKNRALLIKREDLQHQIDVWHQERAGQTLDAAEYKQFLQQIGYLVPEGDDFQVTTASVEPEIATQAGPQLVVPIMNARFALNAANARWGSLYDALYGTDVISESDGAEKGGSFNPVRGAKVVSYARGFLDDAAPLNGVSHKDVTKYSISNVSIGNTLTATLDNGEEVTLIDRNQFIGYQGDASAPSSILLKHNNLHIEIQIDPSAPIGSVDVAGIKDVLVESALTTIMDCEDSVAAVDGEDKALAYRNWLGLMKGDLQESLEKNGKTIVRNLNPDRQYTSVTGGEISLKGRSMLFIRNVGHLMTNPAIIDAQGNEVPEGIMDGMVTSLIAMHDLKGNSAYQNSTANSINIVKPKMHGPEEVAFTNELFGRIEDALGLDRFTIKVGIMDEERRTSVNLKECIRAAKDRVVFINTGFLDRTGDEIHTSMEAGPFAPKTQLKTMTWIGAYEDQNVDLGLACGLQGKAQIGKGMWPEPDNMAKMMDAKIGHPQAGANTAWVPSPTAATLHALHYHKVSVPSRQKELRERVRANVDDILTIPLLGNQKLTAQDIQNELDNNTQGILGYVVRWIDQGVGCSKVPDINDVGLMEDRATLRISSQHIANWLRHGICNEAQVMKTMKRMAAVVDEQNAGDPSYRNMAPDFENSIAFSAACQLVFEGCAQPSGYTEPVLHAMRLKLKAQG, encoded by the coding sequence ATGAGCAGTCGTATTCAACAGGGAAGCTTGAACATTGATAGCACCCTCTACCAATTAATTAATGAGCAGGTCATTCCTGGAACAGGCATTGTCGCTGAAGACTTTTGGCAATCATTTGCAACTATCCTTGAAGACTTGGCTCCCAAGAACCGCGCACTGCTTATCAAGCGTGAAGATCTTCAACATCAAATTGACGTTTGGCACCAAGAGCGTGCGGGACAAACGCTAGATGCGGCCGAGTACAAACAGTTCTTACAGCAGATTGGCTACCTAGTTCCTGAGGGTGATGACTTTCAAGTAACGACTGCCAGCGTTGAGCCTGAAATTGCAACACAAGCGGGTCCGCAGCTTGTTGTACCTATTATGAATGCACGTTTTGCACTTAACGCGGCTAATGCGCGTTGGGGAAGTTTATACGATGCGCTCTACGGAACCGATGTCATCAGTGAAAGTGACGGCGCGGAAAAGGGAGGAAGCTTTAACCCGGTACGCGGTGCTAAAGTGGTGAGCTACGCTCGAGGTTTCCTTGATGACGCTGCACCGTTAAACGGTGTATCTCATAAAGACGTCACCAAATACAGCATCAGCAACGTCAGTATTGGCAATACACTGACAGCGACCTTAGACAACGGCGAAGAAGTCACTCTGATTGATCGCAACCAGTTCATTGGTTATCAAGGTGATGCTAGTGCCCCTTCAAGTATTCTGCTTAAGCACAACAATCTACATATTGAAATTCAAATTGACCCAAGCGCACCAATTGGCAGCGTTGATGTGGCTGGCATTAAAGATGTGTTGGTGGAATCGGCTCTCACCACCATTATGGATTGCGAAGACTCGGTCGCTGCGGTTGACGGTGAAGACAAAGCACTGGCTTACCGTAACTGGTTAGGCTTGATGAAAGGTGACTTACAAGAGTCGCTAGAGAAAAATGGCAAAACCATCGTTCGTAACCTTAATCCAGACCGTCAATACACCAGTGTGACGGGCGGCGAGATCTCGCTGAAAGGTCGCAGCATGTTGTTCATACGCAATGTGGGCCACCTAATGACCAACCCTGCCATTATTGATGCTCAAGGCAATGAAGTCCCTGAAGGCATTATGGATGGCATGGTCACCTCGTTAATCGCAATGCACGATTTAAAAGGGAACAGTGCTTACCAAAACTCGACCGCGAACAGTATCAATATTGTAAAACCTAAGATGCATGGTCCTGAAGAAGTCGCGTTCACCAATGAGCTGTTTGGCCGCATTGAAGATGCATTAGGGCTAGATCGATTCACGATCAAAGTTGGCATCATGGACGAAGAGCGTCGTACTTCGGTTAACCTTAAAGAATGTATTCGAGCGGCTAAAGATCGTGTTGTGTTCATCAACACAGGTTTCTTAGACCGAACGGGTGATGAGATTCACACCAGTATGGAAGCAGGACCATTCGCTCCTAAAACACAGCTGAAAACCATGACTTGGATTGGCGCATACGAAGATCAGAACGTTGACCTTGGCTTAGCTTGTGGCCTGCAAGGTAAAGCCCAGATTGGTAAAGGTATGTGGCCAGAGCCAGACAATATGGCGAAGATGATGGACGCGAAAATCGGACACCCACAAGCGGGCGCAAATACTGCTTGGGTTCCTTCTCCAACTGCCGCGACTTTGCATGCCTTGCACTATCACAAGGTGAGTGTACCAAGCCGCCAGAAAGAGCTTCGTGAGCGTGTGAGAGCGAACGTCGATGATATTCTGACTATTCCGCTATTAGGTAATCAAAAGCTGACCGCTCAAGATATCCAAAACGAATTGGACAACAATACGCAAGGTATTCTTGGTTACGTAGTGCGTTGGATTGACCAAGGCGTCGGGTGTTCTAAGGTGCCAGATATTAACGATGTAGGTTTGATGGAAGACCGCGCTACGCTGCGTATTTCGAGCCAACACATTGCGAACTGGTTACGTCATGGGATTTGTAATGAAGCCCAAGTAATGAAAACCATGAAGCGCATGGCCGCAGTAGTTGACGAGCAAAACGCTGGCGACCCGAGCTACCGTAATATGGCACCTGACTTTGAAAACAGCATCGCATTTTCAGCAGCGTGTCAGTTGGTATTCGAAGGCTGTGCTCAGCCTAGTGGTTACACCGAGCCAGTGCTGCATGCTATGCGTCTAAAACTGAAAGCACAGGGATAG
- a CDS encoding isocitrate lyase: protein MSQITQDIEKIEVAKSAAGAPWDAINPESAARMRAQNKFKTGLDIAQYTADIMRADMAAYDEDSSQYTQSLGCWHGFIGQQKLISIKKHFDGKTDRRYLYLSGWMVAALRSDFGPLPDQSMHEKTSVAGLVEELYTFLRQADARELGGLFRQLDAAREAGDVNLQDRIQDKIDNHVTHVVPIIADIDAGFGNAEATYLMAKQMIEAGACCLQIENQVADEKQCGHQDGKVTVPHADFHAKLRALRYAFLELGIDNGVIVARTDSQGAGLTKEIAVVKEPGDQGDIYNSYLDVEEIDVADMAEGDVCFNRDGKLVRPKRLPSGLYQFREGTGEDRCVFDCIEAINAGADLLWIETEKPHIGQIKEMMDGVREVHPNAKLVYNNSPSFNWTLNFRQQAYDALAAAGKDVSAYDRASLMSAEYDETELSASADEKIRTFQADASREAGIFHHLITLPTYHTAALSTDNLAKEYFGDQGMLGYVANVQRKEIRQGIACVKHQNMSGSDMGDDHKEYFAGENALKAAGEANTSNQFD, encoded by the coding sequence ATGTCGCAAATTACACAAGATATCGAAAAGATTGAAGTTGCAAAAAGCGCTGCTGGTGCTCCATGGGATGCAATTAACCCTGAATCTGCAGCCCGTATGCGAGCTCAAAACAAATTCAAAACAGGTCTGGATATTGCGCAATACACGGCAGATATTATGCGTGCAGACATGGCGGCTTACGACGAAGACAGCTCTCAATACACTCAGTCTCTGGGTTGCTGGCATGGTTTCATCGGCCAACAAAAGCTGATTTCGATTAAAAAGCACTTTGATGGCAAGACAGACCGTCGTTACCTATACCTTTCAGGTTGGATGGTCGCGGCACTTCGCTCTGACTTCGGTCCACTTCCAGACCAATCAATGCATGAGAAAACCTCGGTTGCTGGCCTAGTAGAAGAGCTATACACCTTCCTACGCCAAGCAGATGCTCGTGAACTAGGTGGCTTATTCCGTCAACTAGATGCGGCACGTGAAGCTGGCGATGTGAATCTACAAGACCGAATCCAAGACAAAATCGACAACCACGTAACACACGTAGTGCCAATCATTGCCGATATCGATGCTGGTTTCGGTAACGCAGAAGCGACTTACCTAATGGCTAAGCAGATGATTGAAGCGGGCGCATGTTGTCTACAAATCGAAAACCAAGTAGCCGATGAGAAGCAATGTGGTCACCAAGACGGCAAAGTAACGGTTCCTCATGCTGACTTCCATGCAAAACTTCGCGCACTTCGTTACGCTTTCCTTGAACTAGGCATCGACAACGGCGTTATTGTTGCTCGTACCGATTCACAAGGTGCAGGTCTAACAAAAGAAATCGCCGTAGTGAAAGAACCTGGCGACCAAGGTGATATCTACAACTCATACCTAGATGTTGAAGAGATCGATGTTGCTGATATGGCTGAAGGCGATGTTTGCTTCAACCGTGACGGCAAGCTAGTTCGACCTAAGCGTTTGCCTTCAGGCTTATACCAATTCCGCGAAGGTACAGGTGAAGACCGCTGTGTATTCGACTGTATTGAAGCAATCAACGCGGGTGCTGACCTTCTTTGGATTGAGACTGAGAAACCACACATTGGTCAAATCAAAGAGATGATGGATGGCGTACGTGAAGTTCACCCTAACGCTAAACTGGTATACAACAACTCTCCATCATTCAACTGGACGCTAAACTTCCGTCAACAAGCATACGATGCACTGGCAGCAGCAGGTAAAGATGTATCAGCTTACGACCGTGCAAGCCTAATGAGTGCGGAATACGACGAAACGGAACTGTCTGCAAGCGCTGACGAGAAGATTCGCACATTCCAAGCCGATGCATCACGTGAAGCGGGTATTTTCCACCACTTGATTACACTACCTACATACCACACTGCAGCGCTGTCTACTGACAACCTTGCGAAAGAGTACTTCGGTGACCAAGGCATGTTGGGTTACGTTGCGAATGTTCAACGTAAAGAAATCCGCCAAGGCATTGCATGTGTTAAACACCAAAACATGTCTGGTTCAGACATGGGTGATGACCACAAAGAGTACTTTGCTGGTGAGAATGCACTAAAAGCAGCAGGTGAAGCGAATACATCAAATCAATTTGATTAA
- a CDS encoding LysR family transcriptional regulator, with product MNIARVDLNLLVYLDMLLRERNVTRAANQLGITQPAMSNGLRRLRDLFEDPLLVRTSEGMIPTERAHKLQPLIRNILVNVEKTLQPTTEFNAEDSERVFRIMASDYAESTIIQPLLKKLSEIAPKIRLDIMTPSDVSYQDVEQGTVDIIINRFDDIPQSFHQMSLWHDGFSCLFSCDNPIADNFDILSYLKAQHIWVSKTGMGTGVGINPSEAQKLGWIDEALMRIGKTRNITVFTRHYLSAILFAQQKNLILTIPTKAAQLQRNNPRLLIKPAPFAIEPFEVKMAWSPLLQTNPDHQWMRRLIKSVANEIESGVTE from the coding sequence ATGAATATTGCTCGTGTAGACCTTAATTTACTTGTGTATTTAGACATGTTGCTACGTGAAAGAAACGTAACGCGTGCAGCAAATCAACTGGGTATTACTCAGCCAGCCATGAGTAATGGCCTGCGCCGATTGCGTGATCTGTTTGAAGACCCGCTGTTGGTGAGAACCAGTGAAGGGATGATACCGACTGAACGAGCACATAAGTTGCAGCCATTGATTCGAAACATTTTGGTTAATGTAGAGAAGACACTGCAGCCGACCACGGAATTTAATGCAGAAGACAGTGAACGCGTGTTTCGTATCATGGCGAGTGATTATGCTGAGTCGACTATTATTCAGCCGCTATTGAAAAAATTGAGCGAGATAGCACCGAAAATACGACTGGATATCATGACGCCAAGTGACGTGAGTTATCAGGATGTAGAGCAAGGCACTGTTGATATTATCATCAACCGTTTTGACGATATTCCACAGTCGTTCCATCAGATGAGCCTTTGGCACGACGGGTTTTCTTGTCTATTTAGTTGTGACAACCCAATAGCCGACAACTTCGATATTTTGTCTTATCTAAAGGCGCAACATATCTGGGTAAGTAAGACCGGAATGGGAACCGGAGTTGGGATCAACCCAAGCGAGGCGCAAAAGCTAGGTTGGATAGATGAAGCATTAATGCGCATTGGTAAAACGCGCAATATCACGGTGTTTACTCGACACTATTTGTCGGCGATTCTCTTCGCACAACAAAAGAATCTGATCCTGACCATTCCAACCAAAGCGGCTCAACTGCAGCGCAATAACCCTAGATTGTTGATCAAGCCTGCGCCATTTGCGATTGAACCCTTTGAGGTGAAGATGGCGTGGAGTCCATTGTTACAAACCAATCCAGACCATCAGTGGATGCGTCGCTTGATTAAAAGTGTCGCTAATGAAATCGAGAGTGGCGTGACGGAATAA